The following proteins are co-located in the Paludibaculum fermentans genome:
- a CDS encoding glycoside hydrolase family 2 TIM barrel-domain containing protein: MEPKQPDEARESRETPTGFPRRSALQAAAALFSASFLTPPAAAAPTAVAPPKRNQGFDEDWRFLRADAPGAEQPAFNDSAWRTLSLPHDWSVEDLPPRPAHGNGEGVLWGTAGLPTRVGPFDTDLSAGGRDTGWFVGGTGWYRKHFRVDALPPGGQVEIVFDGVYMNSDVWLNGQLLGNQPYGYTTFAYDLTPHLSRNGANILAVRVRNEGRNSRWYSGSGIYRHVWLNTTAGVRIPTWSLFVTTPEVSPQRAAVKVSAFVENRTNAAVEASVRIQLLDGKTVAATQTVTLSVAPGSTGLAEHTFTLDTPKLWSLATPHLYRAEATLVAAGTPADSATTSFGIRRIEIDAANGLRLNGASIKLKGGCLHHDNGLLGACAIDRAEERRIELMKANGFNAIRTSHNPPSPAFLDACDRLGMLVLDEAFDQWGRQKNPQDYHLYFDKWWQHDLDAMILRDRNHPCVFLWSIGNEIPERAEPAGVEIAKRLVERIRRLDPTRLVTSAISGAFAGSESLDPAFVHLDVGGYNYMWGFYEKDHARHPERIILGTESFPQHAFQNWQLVEKHPYVLGDFVWTGMDHLGESSIGNAQLSSPGRGGPPDQRPAQPSGLGNIFTGLTSFGNISLPFPWFNCYCGDIDLIGQLKPQGYYRRILWGLSKLEMAVQRPVPAGQIESISAWGWSDELRSWTWPGSEGRTLKVRVYTTGDQVRLLLNSEEIGSKPVSAATQLTAEFDVPYRPGVLKAIAYQAGQPISELAFQTTGKPARVKLTADRLEIRRDRNDLSFVTVEIVDAAGLRVPDTVIPVAFTVNGAGELAAAGSANPKDPFSFRKPRPKTFHGQCLAILRSKGVAGTLQLEAQAEGLAAGAISIRVV, translated from the coding sequence ATGGAACCGAAGCAGCCGGATGAAGCGCGTGAATCGCGCGAGACCCCTACTGGATTTCCTAGGAGGAGCGCTCTGCAGGCCGCGGCAGCCCTCTTTTCCGCGTCCTTCCTGACTCCGCCAGCCGCAGCCGCGCCAACGGCCGTCGCGCCTCCAAAGCGGAATCAGGGCTTCGACGAAGACTGGCGCTTCCTGCGCGCCGATGCGCCCGGAGCCGAACAGCCCGCGTTCAACGACTCTGCCTGGCGGACACTGAGCCTTCCGCACGACTGGAGCGTGGAGGATCTTCCGCCGCGCCCAGCCCACGGCAATGGAGAAGGCGTCCTGTGGGGCACCGCCGGCTTACCCACACGCGTGGGACCGTTCGACACCGACCTCAGCGCCGGCGGCCGCGACACTGGCTGGTTCGTTGGCGGCACCGGCTGGTATCGCAAGCACTTTCGGGTCGACGCCTTGCCGCCTGGCGGCCAGGTCGAGATTGTCTTTGACGGCGTCTACATGAACAGCGACGTCTGGCTGAATGGCCAGCTCCTCGGCAACCAGCCCTACGGCTACACCACCTTCGCCTACGACCTGACGCCGCACCTGAGCCGTAACGGCGCCAACATCCTCGCCGTGCGCGTTCGCAACGAAGGCCGCAACAGCCGTTGGTACTCCGGCTCGGGCATCTACCGCCACGTCTGGCTGAATACGACGGCAGGCGTCCGCATCCCCACCTGGAGCCTGTTCGTCACGACCCCCGAAGTCTCCCCGCAAAGGGCGGCGGTCAAGGTCTCAGCCTTTGTCGAGAACCGCACCAACGCGGCCGTCGAAGCCTCTGTCCGCATTCAGCTACTCGATGGCAAGACCGTGGCGGCAACCCAGACCGTGACGCTCTCCGTCGCACCCGGCTCAACTGGCCTAGCCGAGCATACCTTCACACTCGACACTCCGAAGCTCTGGTCGTTGGCCACCCCGCACCTCTACCGCGCAGAGGCAACCCTCGTCGCAGCAGGCACCCCGGCGGATTCCGCCACCACCTCCTTCGGCATCCGGCGCATCGAGATCGACGCCGCCAACGGACTACGCCTCAACGGCGCATCGATCAAGCTCAAAGGCGGCTGCCTCCATCACGACAACGGCCTGCTGGGCGCCTGCGCCATCGATCGCGCGGAGGAGCGCCGCATCGAACTGATGAAGGCCAACGGCTTCAACGCCATCCGCACCAGCCACAATCCGCCTTCGCCCGCCTTCCTCGACGCCTGCGACCGCCTGGGCATGCTGGTGCTGGACGAAGCCTTCGACCAGTGGGGCCGCCAGAAGAACCCGCAGGACTATCACCTTTACTTCGACAAGTGGTGGCAGCACGACCTCGACGCCATGATCCTGCGCGATCGCAACCACCCCTGCGTCTTCCTGTGGAGCATCGGCAACGAGATCCCCGAGCGCGCCGAACCCGCCGGCGTTGAGATTGCCAAGAGACTGGTGGAACGGATCCGCCGGCTCGATCCCACCCGGCTCGTGACCTCCGCCATCAGCGGCGCCTTTGCCGGCAGCGAAAGCCTGGATCCGGCCTTCGTGCATCTGGATGTCGGCGGGTACAACTACATGTGGGGCTTCTACGAGAAGGACCACGCGCGCCATCCCGAACGCATCATCCTGGGCACGGAGTCGTTCCCCCAGCATGCCTTCCAGAACTGGCAACTGGTCGAGAAACACCCCTATGTTCTGGGTGACTTCGTCTGGACCGGCATGGATCACCTGGGCGAGTCGTCCATCGGGAACGCCCAGCTTTCCTCGCCGGGACGCGGCGGCCCACCCGACCAGCGGCCGGCGCAACCCAGCGGACTCGGCAACATCTTCACCGGTTTGACCAGCTTCGGCAACATCAGCCTGCCCTTCCCCTGGTTCAACTGCTACTGCGGCGACATCGACCTCATCGGGCAGCTCAAACCACAGGGCTACTACCGCCGCATCCTGTGGGGTCTCAGCAAGTTAGAAATGGCCGTGCAGCGGCCCGTGCCCGCCGGCCAGATCGAGAGCATCAGCGCCTGGGGCTGGTCGGACGAATTGCGCAGTTGGACGTGGCCTGGATCCGAAGGCAGAACCTTAAAGGTCCGCGTCTACACCACTGGTGACCAGGTGCGGCTGCTGCTCAACAGCGAAGAGATCGGCAGCAAACCCGTCTCCGCCGCCACCCAACTGACCGCGGAATTCGATGTACCCTACCGCCCCGGTGTGCTCAAGGCCATCGCGTATCAAGCTGGCCAACCCATCTCGGAACTGGCGTTCCAGACCACTGGCAAGCCGGCCAGGGTCAAACTCACAGCCGACCGGCTGGAGATCCGGCGGGATCGCAACGACCTGTCGTTTGTCACCGTCGAAATCGTGGACGCCGCCGGCCTCCGCGTTCCGGACACGGTGATTCCCGTTGCCTTCACGGTGAACGGCGCTGGGGAACTGGCCGCCGCCGGCTCAGCCAATCCCAAGGACCCGTTCAGTTTCCGCAAGCCGCGCCCGAAGACCTTCCATGGCCAATGCCTGGCGATTCTGCGGTCCAAGGGAGTCGCCGGCACGCTGCAGCTCGAGGCCCAAGCCGAAGGCTTGGCCGCGGGGGCCATCTCAATCCGAGTGGTCTAG
- a CDS encoding sensor histidine kinase, translated as MSSRLPVLLLVAFTVGQAEKLPLKIYTAADGLAHNSINRIVRDSRGYLWFCTSEGLSRFDGYEFHSYGRRDGLPHRLVNDLLETKDGELWIATAGGLCHYLPKGREHQRFRVCRPGNDDRAAQINTLKEGPNGQIWCGTDAGLFVLERDPHRAEPHWRSVDLGMPAGGWGDQVISSLLLDRAGSLWIGAGSGLYRLQPDGVLDRFAEENGLPQTSVTALFQDQDRRIWVGTYGGLSRLASHPGAGAKVVEATYGRRDGLSSDSVEVIYQLADGTMCVGTRMGLSIMRTGGAKNQPIFARYSAAEGLPASGVETLVEDTAGNLWIGTDGSGAAKLTWKAFLSFTASDGLRGTSVDAILEDSAGRLCVLAREGTAELFLNEFDGRRFQARRLALPPHSTLLDWGSRAQTIGQDRDGAWWIATNEGVVRYESLTGLGPAPNTHRENLRQGPVVAVFPTADGGLWVSTTGRSNGLTNRDARNRAFHPSFENLAWLRSSGVALFAQDGANNLWLGLLRFGRDQAEVARLRGPTIERFGGGDNAPSGGVRALYRDRHGRLWVGTNQNGLMVFDHPEADPPEFRRYTTLNGLSSDLIMALTEDRAGRIYAGNGSGVDRLDVATGEVKRYTSSDGLAPGEVRAAFHDRSGALWFGTAGGLSRLSPAPTAQPAPPRIVVTLLRVGGVLQPTSELGETRIAGMEYASNQNDLEIGYASLAFAPGETVRYQYRLEGADSEWGLPSRQRSVHYANLPPGSYRFLVRALLSEGIASAQPASILFVILPPFWMRWWFQLLTVGTAAGMAFWLHRHQVKRLVELERVRTRIATDLHDDIGSSLSQIAILSEVASRRVDPSSPGLVEPLADIAGISRELVDSMSDIVWAIDPERDHLDDLTHRMRRFASDVLSQRNIRLTFHAPAAEPDLPMGADLRRQIFLIFKEAVHNILKHSGASAVQIQFEVDHRWLTLDIVDDGRGFDTSQCRDGHGLGNMRARAGEAGGTVNIRSGPGGTRVTLRIPAGANPA; from the coding sequence ATGAGCTCGCGATTGCCTGTCCTCCTGCTCGTCGCCTTCACCGTTGGCCAAGCCGAGAAACTCCCTCTCAAGATCTACACCGCGGCCGACGGCCTGGCTCACAACTCCATCAACCGGATCGTCCGGGACTCGCGCGGCTACCTTTGGTTCTGCACCAGCGAAGGGTTGTCCCGCTTCGATGGCTATGAGTTTCACAGCTACGGCCGACGCGACGGACTACCCCACCGGCTGGTGAACGACCTGTTGGAGACAAAGGACGGAGAATTGTGGATCGCCACGGCGGGCGGCCTCTGCCACTACCTACCCAAAGGGCGTGAACACCAGCGCTTCCGCGTGTGCCGGCCAGGCAACGACGATCGGGCCGCTCAAATCAACACCCTCAAGGAAGGCCCCAACGGCCAGATCTGGTGCGGCACCGACGCCGGACTGTTTGTCCTGGAACGGGATCCCCACCGGGCCGAACCGCACTGGAGGAGCGTCGACCTGGGGATGCCGGCCGGCGGCTGGGGCGATCAGGTAATCTCCAGTCTCCTATTGGACCGCGCCGGTTCCCTCTGGATTGGGGCCGGCAGTGGTCTCTACCGGTTACAGCCTGACGGCGTCCTGGACCGCTTCGCGGAAGAGAATGGGCTACCGCAAACTTCCGTCACGGCCCTCTTTCAGGATCAGGACAGGCGTATCTGGGTTGGCACCTACGGCGGGTTGAGCCGGTTAGCCAGCCACCCCGGCGCGGGAGCCAAAGTGGTGGAGGCGACCTACGGCAGAAGGGATGGCCTCAGCTCCGATTCAGTGGAGGTCATCTATCAACTGGCCGACGGCACCATGTGCGTGGGCACGCGAATGGGCCTCAGCATCATGCGGACAGGCGGCGCCAAAAACCAGCCGATCTTCGCACGCTATTCGGCGGCAGAGGGACTGCCGGCTTCCGGCGTTGAGACGCTGGTGGAAGACACCGCGGGCAATCTCTGGATCGGCACGGACGGCAGCGGCGCCGCCAAGCTCACCTGGAAGGCATTTCTCAGTTTCACAGCCAGCGACGGCCTGCGGGGAACCAGCGTCGATGCCATCCTGGAGGACTCAGCCGGGAGACTCTGCGTGTTGGCGCGGGAGGGCACTGCCGAACTCTTCCTGAACGAGTTCGACGGCCGCCGGTTCCAGGCCCGCCGGCTGGCTCTGCCGCCACACTCCACGCTGCTCGACTGGGGCTCCCGGGCCCAGACTATCGGCCAGGATCGCGATGGCGCCTGGTGGATCGCTACGAACGAAGGCGTGGTCCGCTATGAGAGCCTTACAGGACTGGGGCCCGCACCCAATACACATCGGGAGAACCTGCGGCAGGGGCCGGTGGTCGCGGTCTTCCCCACCGCCGATGGCGGCCTCTGGGTGAGCACCACAGGCCGGTCCAACGGTCTCACCAACCGGGATGCGCGCAACCGCGCCTTCCATCCCAGCTTCGAAAACCTGGCCTGGCTCCGCTCGTCCGGCGTCGCCCTGTTCGCGCAGGATGGAGCCAACAACCTCTGGCTGGGACTTCTTCGCTTCGGCAGGGATCAGGCCGAGGTGGCCCGGTTGCGGGGCCCGACAATTGAGCGCTTCGGCGGCGGAGACAACGCGCCATCCGGCGGAGTGCGGGCCCTCTATCGCGACCGGCACGGACGGTTGTGGGTCGGCACCAATCAGAACGGACTCATGGTATTCGACCACCCGGAGGCGGACCCGCCCGAGTTCCGGCGTTATACGACCTTGAACGGCCTTTCCAGCGATCTCATCATGGCGCTGACGGAGGACCGGGCCGGCCGAATCTATGCCGGCAATGGAAGCGGTGTCGACCGCCTGGATGTCGCCACCGGAGAAGTGAAGCGCTACACCAGCTCCGACGGCCTGGCGCCCGGAGAGGTCCGCGCGGCCTTCCACGATCGCAGCGGCGCACTCTGGTTCGGTACCGCCGGCGGCCTATCACGGCTCTCGCCCGCGCCTACGGCCCAACCCGCGCCGCCCAGGATCGTAGTGACTCTTCTGCGCGTGGGCGGAGTGCTGCAGCCCACCTCTGAACTCGGTGAGACCCGCATCGCGGGGATGGAGTACGCCTCGAACCAGAACGATCTGGAGATTGGGTACGCCAGCCTGGCCTTCGCGCCCGGCGAGACGGTCCGCTACCAGTACAGGCTGGAAGGGGCCGATTCGGAGTGGGGTCTTCCGTCGCGCCAACGCAGTGTCCACTATGCGAACCTGCCGCCCGGCTCCTACCGGTTCCTCGTGCGGGCCCTACTGTCGGAAGGAATAGCCAGCGCGCAACCCGCCTCCATCCTGTTCGTAATCCTGCCCCCGTTCTGGATGCGCTGGTGGTTTCAGCTTCTGACGGTGGGCACCGCGGCCGGGATGGCGTTCTGGCTGCACCGCCATCAGGTGAAACGGCTGGTGGAGCTCGAACGGGTTCGGACACGCATTGCCACGGACCTCCACGACGACATCGGCTCCAGCCTCTCCCAGATCGCCATTCTGAGCGAGGTGGCCAGCCGCCGCGTGGATCCTTCCAGTCCGGGCCTGGTGGAACCGCTGGCCGACATCGCCGGCATTTCCCGCGAGCTCGTCGACTCCATGAGCGATATCGTGTGGGCCATCGACCCGGAGCGGGATCACCTGGACGACCTCACCCATCGCATGAGGCGCTTCGCCAGCGACGTTCTCTCGCAACGCAATATCCGCCTCACGTTCCACGCTCCGGCCGCGGAGCCGGACCTCCCCATGGGCGCCGATCTCCGGCGGCAGATCTTCCTCATTTTCAAGGAAGCGGTCCACAACATCCTGAAGCATTCCGGCGCTTCCGCCGTTCAGATCCAGTTCGAGGTGGACCACCGCTGGCTCACGCTCGACATTGTGGATGACGGCAGAGGCTTCGATACCAGCCAGTGCCGCGATGGCCATGGACTGGGCAACATGCGAGCCAGGGCGGGCGAAGCCGGAGGGACGGTCAACATCCGCTCAGGCCCCGGAGGCACCCGGGTGACCCTCCGCATCCCTGCCGGCGCTAATCCCGCATGA
- a CDS encoding sigma-54 interaction domain-containing protein, with product MNVECDRRAYLGLDVVFASPRIRALLKQAEQVAATNAVVLITGESGSGKEVIARAIHHHSQRRSKSWVDINCTALPEHLVESELFGYERGAFSGAEASKAGLFEIAHEGTLFLDEIGDLDPRVQVKLLRILDGAPYYRLGGVKKVNVDVRLVTATNQDLKAAAGQGRFRLDLYHRLSQIRLSVPPLRERREDILPLAAHFIQTQRAGLGISRGAALALEGYEWPGNIRELRNVMIRAAVFAQGGEITVDDLPEEFQQDGFSASLVNLSMLGEAERDVIAQVLEKTGGHQQLAAKTLGISRRTLQRRIKSYGLCVERNALVRVGSHAG from the coding sequence ATGAACGTCGAATGCGACAGACGCGCGTACCTCGGCTTGGACGTTGTGTTCGCCAGCCCACGCATTCGCGCCCTGCTGAAACAGGCTGAGCAGGTGGCCGCCACCAACGCGGTTGTCCTCATCACGGGCGAAAGCGGCAGCGGCAAGGAAGTCATCGCCCGGGCCATCCACCACCACTCCCAGCGCAGGTCGAAGTCCTGGGTGGATATCAACTGTACGGCCCTGCCGGAGCACCTGGTGGAAAGCGAGCTCTTCGGCTACGAGCGCGGAGCCTTCAGTGGCGCCGAAGCCTCCAAGGCCGGCCTGTTTGAAATCGCCCACGAGGGCACTCTCTTCCTGGACGAAATCGGGGACCTCGACCCGCGTGTCCAGGTGAAACTGCTACGGATCCTCGACGGCGCGCCCTACTACCGGCTCGGCGGCGTGAAGAAGGTGAATGTGGATGTCCGCCTCGTGACGGCAACCAACCAGGACCTGAAAGCCGCGGCCGGCCAGGGCCGGTTCCGCCTGGATCTCTACCACCGGCTCTCGCAGATCCGCCTCTCCGTCCCGCCCCTCCGGGAACGGCGCGAGGACATCCTCCCCCTGGCTGCGCATTTCATCCAGACGCAGAGAGCCGGCCTCGGCATCTCCCGCGGAGCAGCCCTTGCCCTGGAAGGCTACGAATGGCCGGGCAACATCCGCGAATTGCGCAACGTCATGATCCGCGCCGCCGTCTTCGCACAGGGCGGTGAGATCACCGTCGACGACCTCCCCGAGGAGTTTCAGCAGGACGGGTTCTCGGCGAGCCTGGTGAACCTGTCCATGCTGGGCGAGGCTGAGCGCGACGTGATCGCCCAGGTACTCGAGAAGACGGGCGGCCATCAGCAATTGGCGGCCAAGACCTTGGGCATCTCGCGCAGAACCTTGCAGCGCCGCATCAAGTCCTACGGGTTGTGCGTGGAACGCAACGCCTTGGTGAGGGTGGGCTCACATGCCGGCTGA
- a CDS encoding response regulator transcription factor, which yields MGEAAELKVGIIEDQPRIREGLKSLIDGTAGYRCVGAFGSMEEALAQLSREVPQVMLVDIGLPGMSGIDGTRRLTALHPGLSVLMLSVYEDDRRIFEALCAGACGYLLKKTPPARLLESLTEAVGGGSPMSPEVARRVVSLFREFRPPDKADYQLTPHEVRILALLVEGHNYKTAADELNVSINTIRFHMRSIYDKLQVHSKSEAVSKALRNRLVR from the coding sequence ATGGGCGAAGCCGCAGAGCTCAAAGTGGGCATTATTGAGGATCAGCCGCGCATCCGTGAGGGCCTGAAATCCCTTATCGATGGGACGGCCGGTTACCGCTGCGTCGGCGCGTTCGGCTCCATGGAGGAAGCCCTCGCCCAACTCAGCCGCGAAGTGCCCCAGGTGATGCTGGTGGACATCGGGCTGCCCGGGATGTCGGGCATCGACGGGACCCGCCGGTTGACCGCGCTGCACCCAGGCCTCTCCGTATTGATGCTGAGCGTCTATGAAGACGACCGGCGGATCTTCGAGGCGCTCTGCGCGGGCGCCTGCGGCTACCTGCTGAAGAAGACTCCGCCCGCCCGCCTGCTGGAAAGCCTGACGGAGGCGGTGGGCGGCGGCTCGCCGATGTCGCCGGAGGTGGCGCGCCGGGTGGTCAGCCTGTTCCGGGAGTTCCGCCCGCCGGACAAGGCCGACTACCAGCTCACGCCGCATGAGGTGAGGATCCTCGCCCTGCTGGTGGAAGGGCACAACTACAAGACCGCGGCGGACGAGCTGAACGTCAGCATCAATACCATCCGCTTCCACATGCGCAGCATCTACGACAAGCTGCAGGTGCATTCCAAGTCAGAAGCCGTGTCCAAGGCCCTGCGCAATCGCCTGGTGCGCTGA
- a CDS encoding RNA recognition motif domain-containing protein, giving the protein MRNIFVGNLTFGATESEVRSLFEAHGTVDRVSIVTDRDTGRSKGFGFVEMSNDGEGDRAIDALNGIDLGGRNLTINEARPKEDRGFGGGGGGRGNSGGGGGRGRSNRY; this is encoded by the coding sequence ATGAGAAACATTTTTGTTGGCAACCTCACCTTCGGCGCGACCGAAAGTGAAGTCCGTTCACTGTTCGAGGCGCACGGTACCGTTGACCGCGTCAGCATCGTCACCGACCGTGACACGGGCCGGTCCAAGGGGTTTGGATTCGTCGAGATGAGCAACGATGGGGAAGGCGACCGCGCCATTGATGCCCTGAACGGCATTGATCTAGGCGGCCGTAACCTGACCATCAACGAAGCTCGCCCGAAGGAAGATCGCGGCTTCGGCGGCGGCGGCGGCGGGCGTGGCAACAGCGGTGGCGGCGGTGGCCGTGGCCGCAGCAATCGCTACTAG
- a CDS encoding PilZ domain-containing protein, whose amino-acid sequence MPADIANRRSSPRFPASGPVEILFEDPLPTIVEAQLQETSEQGFRISHASRQVVPGLEVSLRRDGATQRARVIWTHILEGRLVSGCLLL is encoded by the coding sequence ATGCCGGCTGACATCGCGAACCGCAGAAGTTCACCGCGCTTCCCGGCCTCCGGGCCAGTGGAGATCCTCTTTGAGGACCCGCTGCCCACCATAGTGGAAGCCCAACTGCAGGAGACCAGCGAGCAGGGCTTCCGCATCTCGCATGCGAGCCGGCAGGTAGTCCCCGGTCTGGAAGTCAGCCTGCGGCGGGACGGCGCCACACAACGCGCTCGCGTGATCTGGACCCACATCCTGGAAGGCCGGCTGGTCAGCGGCTGCCTGCTGCTCTAG
- a CDS encoding glycoside hydrolase family 130 protein: MHQNTFRPLKYGLPLVAAALLLSADTSTWQFGQFRRPANANPVISPRKDSTFLCPMRKETVHWEALHTFNPAAIVRNGKVFVLYRAEDDSGEMKIGMHTSRLGLAESDDGLHFKRWPDPVFFPAEDGEKEREWDGGVEDPRIVEAGDGRYVLTYTQWNHKKTAAAIATSTDLVHWTKHGPALGSEMSYKSAGIVTSLTGGRLIAKKVNGKYWMYWGEGTVRLATSDDLVHWTPLAGPDGQPLAVLAKREGRFDSSFPEVGPPPIWTPRGIVVLYNGKNAPEGGSPSLAPETYAVGEALFALDDPSKLLERLDDPIFKPELAFERSGQYAAGTTFAEGLVYFKKKWFLYYGCADSLVGVAVAGRGPNH; this comes from the coding sequence ATGCACCAAAACACCTTCCGTCCCCTGAAGTACGGCCTCCCCCTCGTAGCGGCCGCGCTCCTGCTGTCCGCGGACACCAGCACCTGGCAATTCGGCCAGTTCCGCCGCCCCGCGAACGCCAATCCGGTCATCTCGCCGCGCAAGGATTCGACGTTCCTTTGCCCCATGCGCAAGGAAACCGTGCATTGGGAAGCGCTCCACACCTTCAATCCGGCCGCCATCGTGCGCAACGGTAAGGTCTTTGTTCTCTATCGCGCCGAGGACGATTCCGGCGAAATGAAGATCGGCATGCACACCTCCCGCCTCGGCCTGGCCGAGAGCGACGACGGGCTCCATTTCAAACGCTGGCCGGATCCGGTCTTCTTCCCCGCAGAAGACGGGGAGAAGGAGCGCGAATGGGACGGCGGCGTCGAGGATCCGCGGATCGTCGAAGCCGGGGACGGACGCTACGTCCTTACTTACACCCAGTGGAACCACAAGAAGACGGCAGCCGCCATCGCCACCTCCACCGACCTCGTTCACTGGACCAAGCACGGCCCCGCGCTCGGCAGTGAAATGTCCTACAAATCCGCCGGCATCGTCACCAGCCTCACCGGCGGCCGGCTGATCGCGAAGAAAGTCAACGGCAAGTATTGGATGTACTGGGGCGAAGGCACCGTTCGCCTCGCCACTTCAGACGACCTTGTGCACTGGACTCCGCTGGCCGGACCGGATGGCCAACCGCTGGCGGTCCTGGCCAAACGCGAAGGCCGCTTCGATAGTTCGTTCCCCGAGGTGGGGCCGCCGCCCATCTGGACGCCCAGGGGCATCGTGGTCCTCTACAACGGCAAAAATGCGCCCGAGGGAGGCAGCCCCAGTCTGGCACCGGAGACTTACGCGGTAGGCGAGGCCCTGTTCGCCCTGGACGATCCATCAAAACTATTGGAACGGCTGGACGATCCGATCTTCAAACCGGAACTGGCCTTCGAGCGCAGCGGGCAGTACGCCGCGGGCACCACCTTCGCCGAGGGCCTGGTCTACTTCAAAAAGAAGTGGTTCCTATACTATGGATGCGCCGATTCGCTGGTCGGCGTAGCCGTGGCCGGCCGTGGACCAAACCACTAA
- a CDS encoding RNA polymerase sigma factor — protein sequence MAGSWDDGAEPMLRELAPQVLGAVIRRFRDFAAAEDAVQEALIAAVVQWPRDGVPENPRAWLIQVAARRMTDHQRSESARRRRETDAAMHYGYLAPAPDFEPDSMQDDTLILLFMCCHPALTPSSAIALTLRAVGGLTTAEIARAFLVPEATMAQRISRAKQSIRSSGVPFRLPTQQERAERLRSALHVLYLIFNEGYTSSDGLELQRCELSLEAIRLTRAVHSLLPENAEVLGLLALMLLTDARRAARTGPNGELIPLAEQDRSLWDQGRIVEGVRLISTALPKGAVGPYQLQAAVAAVHDEAVRVEDTDWPQILALYEVLRRMSDNPMVELNYAVAVAMVHGTARGLALVGALDQGGRLAGHHRLHAVRAHLLETAGEGPGAIEEYLLAAGRTTSQPERNYLLTRAARLRDAVAARDPGPAMRRLPRLDHSD from the coding sequence ATGGCCGGCAGTTGGGATGACGGCGCCGAGCCTATGCTGCGCGAACTCGCGCCGCAGGTACTGGGTGCTGTCATCCGCCGCTTCCGCGACTTCGCCGCCGCCGAAGACGCGGTGCAGGAGGCGCTCATTGCGGCGGTGGTGCAGTGGCCCCGGGATGGGGTGCCGGAGAATCCGCGCGCCTGGCTGATCCAGGTGGCCGCACGGCGCATGACCGACCACCAGCGCAGCGAATCGGCTCGCAGGCGGCGCGAGACCGATGCGGCCATGCACTACGGGTATCTGGCGCCTGCTCCGGATTTCGAACCCGATTCGATGCAGGATGACACGCTGATCCTGCTGTTCATGTGCTGCCATCCCGCTTTGACGCCCTCCTCGGCGATTGCGTTGACCCTGCGCGCCGTGGGCGGCCTCACTACCGCGGAGATCGCGCGCGCCTTCCTGGTGCCGGAGGCGACCATGGCCCAGCGCATCAGCCGCGCAAAACAGAGCATCCGGTCGTCCGGCGTCCCCTTTCGCCTGCCGACCCAGCAGGAGCGGGCAGAACGGCTGCGGAGCGCGCTGCATGTGCTTTACCTCATCTTCAATGAGGGCTACACCAGCAGTGATGGGCTCGAGTTGCAGCGGTGCGAACTCTCTCTGGAGGCGATCCGGCTCACACGGGCGGTGCATTCGCTGCTGCCCGAGAATGCGGAAGTGCTGGGGCTGCTGGCGCTGATGCTGCTGACGGATGCGCGGCGGGCAGCTCGCACGGGCCCGAACGGGGAGTTGATCCCGCTGGCGGAGCAGGATCGGAGCTTGTGGGACCAGGGCCGCATTGTGGAGGGCGTCCGCCTTATTAGCACGGCCTTGCCCAAGGGAGCCGTGGGTCCCTATCAACTGCAGGCGGCCGTGGCCGCGGTGCACGACGAAGCGGTGCGCGTGGAGGATACCGACTGGCCGCAAATCCTGGCGCTGTACGAAGTGCTGCGGCGAATGTCCGACAATCCGATGGTCGAGCTCAACTACGCGGTTGCCGTGGCCATGGTGCACGGGACGGCCAGGGGACTTGCGCTGGTCGGGGCCTTGGACCAGGGCGGCCGGTTGGCGGGGCACCACCGTTTGCATGCCGTTCGCGCGCACCTGCTGGAGACGGCTGGGGAGGGTCCCGGCGCCATCGAGGAGTATCTGCTCGCCGCGGGTCGAACCACGAGCCAGCCGGAGCGAAACTACCTGCTGACCCGGGCGGCGCGGTTGAGGGATGCAGTAGCGGCGCGCGACCCGGGCCCCGCGATGCGGAGACTCCCGCGGCTAGACCACTCGGATTGA
- a CDS encoding YciI family protein encodes MKYILMMMMSKDNMKADPITSWPHEDIQAHIGFMMNLNRELRASGNLVSAEGLAGPEQAVIVRAGQDGAPVTDGVFPESKEFLAGYWIVDVETTGQAYAIAARASAAPGPGGIPLNMPIEVRQVMSGPPEEFV; translated from the coding sequence ATGAAATACATACTCATGATGATGATGAGCAAGGACAACATGAAGGCCGATCCCATCACCTCCTGGCCCCACGAGGACATCCAGGCGCATATCGGCTTCATGATGAACCTGAACCGGGAACTGCGCGCATCAGGAAACCTCGTCTCGGCCGAAGGGCTGGCGGGCCCGGAGCAGGCCGTCATCGTGCGCGCCGGGCAGGATGGCGCACCGGTTACGGACGGCGTGTTCCCGGAGTCGAAGGAGTTCCTGGCCGGCTACTGGATTGTCGATGTGGAGACGACCGGGCAGGCGTATGCCATCGCGGCCCGCGCATCAGCGGCGCCCGGGCCGGGTGGGATTCCCTTGAACATGCCCATCGAAGTGCGGCAGGTGATGAGCGGCCCGCCTGAAGAATTTGTGTGA